TGTCGGCCCGATCAGTGCGATAACCCAGCGTATTATAGAAAATAGCGGTATTCCTTATATGCGTGCCGGGAGAACTTCCACTACTGTATTTGAAATTGTCAAGGAAGACGTTTCAAAGGTTATCGCTGAAGATACTGAAAAAATTGATCTTATTAAGAAATTAGCTGAGCAGCGGTTCGATTTTGACAAAATTGACAGCTATCTGGATTGAAATACAACCCGACACTGAGTAAATGAAAAAAAACATATTAATTTTTTTTTGGGGTTGTTATGCAGATAAAAGTTAAATTTATTGATGGGCGGATCGAGTTGGTACGGCCGAGAGAACTGCAGAACCTTATTGACGCCCGTCGAATTACCCAGTTCCGTCGTTCAGGTGGCTGGGTCGCAATTGGACAGGATTCTGTAAGAAGTACCTTGAGGGGGGTATATTCAGGGCCTGAGCGTCGTGATAATTTTGAGAACTGAGTTTTATCTTCCCAGGGAATAAATGTGATTTCTAGCTTTCAAGACAGTCTGTTTGCCACCCCCGAAAAACGTTCGGTGGTGGTTTTTGATTTTGAGACCACCGGAATGTCTCCTCAGCAGGGAGATCGGGTAATCGAAGTTGGTGCGGTGCGTCTTGAAGATGGTCAGATTGTTGATCAGTTTCAATCCTTGATTAACCCAGGTGCCTTGCTTGATCCCTTTATCAGTGATCTGACAGGGATCAGCAACGCCATGCTGGCGGAGGCTCCTTCAGCCTCGAGCATTATCCGGGATTTTTATCACTTTATCGGGTCCGATCCCATGGTCGCGCATAACGCTTCCTTTGATAAACTCTTTCTTGACGCGGAATTTTCACGTCTCGGCTACCGGATTCCCACGGCGGTAGGGTGTTCCATGTTGATTGCAAGACGCCTGTTTCCACACGCTCCGAATCACAAGTTAGGGACACTGGTCAGTTTTCTTGATTTGCCAACGACAGACCGTTTTCACCGTGCCTTGGCCGATGCCAGTATGACGGCCTTCCTCTGGACGCGCCTCGAAAGTGAACTGCGTCAACGCTACAATATTAATCCTGTCCCTTTTGATGTGTTGCAACGCCTTGGACGGATCTCCTTGAGTAATGTTGAGAGTTTCCTGCTCAAAGAAGCCCGGAAACTTGGGCATGTTTCATGTTGAAATGCTCAACAGTTGGTCATCTGATTGAACTTCTTGACCTTACATCTTCTCTTAAAAGACAAATCCAGGCTGAAATTGGTGAGGATCAAACTCCTACTTTGCTTGGCCAGCTCTGGGCTTTACCTCTTAAGCACAGTCATGCCGTGACGCGGCTGGGGTCTTATGCCTGTCGCGGTGAAAATCCCCTGGCGATTCGACTTCAGTTTGCCCAGGAGGACACTCCCCTGCGCCAAACCTTTTTGCATGAGATCGCGCATTTTCTCGATCATCAAACCAGGCAAGATCGCCGAAGCTATCACAACCCCCATGGCCCCAGTTGGCAGCGCTGGTTGACGGTGATTGCAGGGGACACAAAGAACACAGAATCCTTAGCGATGAGGACTCTCTATGCCCAGAAGCTTAAACCCGTAGCACGTTGTTTAAAATGCGGTTTTCTGCTGTATAGATTGCGTTCTTTACCAAAAGGACGGCACTGGCTTCATCGACAGTGCGGTGGTCGTCTTGAGCGGCTCTGTTAATTGAAGGTCGCCTTTCGGCAGGTAAAAATATGCAGGCTTTGATCGATGAAGTAAAAAAACATCTTCCCCGCGACCGTGAATCGCGGCGCATCTTTCATGGTCGCGGACGGGTCTTCCCCGGTTATCAGGATCTAGTAATTGATGCGTACGGTGGCTTACTTTTTGTGACCTTGTTCGCCTCACGAGCGCCTGAATGGTTGGCCGAACTGGCAGAGGTGCTGCTGGGTCAGTTCCCCAAGGTTAAATGCATTGCGGTTCAACGTCGTAACCTGAAATTGACTCCGGTCGAAATTCTATATGGGGTTTGGCCCGCTGACCCTATGGCGCATGAAGCAGGTTTGAATTTTTATCTCCGGCCACTGACAGGGCAGAATATCGGGTTTTTTATCGACATGGCGGTCGGAAGAAATCTGGTGCGAAAGACCTGTGAAGGGAAAAGAGTGCTCAATCTCTTTGCTTACAGCTGCAGCTTCTCAGTTGCTGCGATTGCCGGAGGAGCACAACAGGTCGTCAATGTTGATATGAATCGTAGCGCACTTGAGCTGGGTCGCCGCAATCATCAATTGAATGCACAAGATTTGCGTGACGTCAGTTTTTTGCCTCTTGAAATTTTTCGCAGCTTCAGCCGACTGAATAAGCTCGGACCTTTTGACCTTATAATTTGCGATCCTCCTTTCGCTCAAGGTAAAAACTTTACTGCTGAAACGCATTGGCCCAAATTGGTATCCCGTCTGGAAACATTGCTG
Above is a genomic segment from Geopsychrobacter electrodiphilus DSM 16401 containing:
- a CDS encoding GSU3473 family protein, encoding MQIKVKFIDGRIELVRPRELQNLIDARRITQFRRSGGWVAIGQDSVRSTLRGVYSGPERRDNFEN
- a CDS encoding 3'-5' exonuclease, with product MISSFQDSLFATPEKRSVVVFDFETTGMSPQQGDRVIEVGAVRLEDGQIVDQFQSLINPGALLDPFISDLTGISNAMLAEAPSASSIIRDFYHFIGSDPMVAHNASFDKLFLDAEFSRLGYRIPTAVGCSMLIARRLFPHAPNHKLGTLVSFLDLPTTDRFHRALADASMTAFLWTRLESELRQRYNINPVPFDVLQRLGRISLSNVESFLLKEARKLGHVSC
- a CDS encoding SprT-like domain-containing protein gives rise to the protein MLKCSTVGHLIELLDLTSSLKRQIQAEIGEDQTPTLLGQLWALPLKHSHAVTRLGSYACRGENPLAIRLQFAQEDTPLRQTFLHEIAHFLDHQTRQDRRSYHNPHGPSWQRWLTVIAGDTKNTESLAMRTLYAQKLKPVARCLKCGFLLYRLRSLPKGRHWLHRQCGGRLERLC
- a CDS encoding class I SAM-dependent methyltransferase — encoded protein: MQALIDEVKKHLPRDRESRRIFHGRGRVFPGYQDLVIDAYGGLLFVTLFASRAPEWLAELAEVLLGQFPKVKCIAVQRRNLKLTPVEILYGVWPADPMAHEAGLNFYLRPLTGQNIGFFIDMAVGRNLVRKTCEGKRVLNLFAYSCSFSVAAIAGGAQQVVNVDMNRSALELGRRNHQLNAQDLRDVSFLPLEIFRSFSRLNKLGPFDLIICDPPFAQGKNFTAETHWPKLVSRLETLLTPGGEVFACLNAPQLSTEYLRNIFTRNLPRLTEKHCLYSGEDFPESDPERGLSLQYFVSETG